The proteins below come from a single Patescibacteria group bacterium genomic window:
- a CDS encoding CDP-alcohol phosphatidyltransferase family protein, whose product MVKYSMGTLPSIKELKATIQPDPKKETVWYAKYVIRKVSIYFTWILLHTPLTANQATLIQAFFGIAGSILLAFGGYKWSVPALILIQLGYIFDCVDGEIARYRKKPSVNGIFLDSLNHALVIPFIFLGLVIFSYYLVNETWVLFVGLILVIFSGNPVKKGMLSTLFYMLERKDNPKYQIANMVQDNGLQPASQNPQPEISTIRSKMSLKNIIIAAAKDISEYPTSMNIITVTVITDVLMQKHGNWEYYPLSLLLVIFYTVFLVFKEIFFLHKIYSNRVVEKKFMNYIK is encoded by the coding sequence ATGGTAAAATATAGCATGGGAACACTTCCGTCTATTAAAGAATTAAAAGCAACAATCCAGCCGGATCCAAAAAAAGAAACTGTCTGGTACGCAAAATATGTGATCAGAAAAGTTTCTATTTATTTTACTTGGATTCTGCTACATACACCGCTGACTGCCAATCAAGCCACATTGATACAGGCGTTTTTTGGCATCGCCGGCTCTATATTACTTGCCTTCGGTGGATACAAATGGTCCGTACCGGCCCTGATACTGATCCAGTTGGGATATATATTTGATTGCGTTGACGGTGAAATTGCGCGCTACCGGAAAAAACCTTCCGTGAACGGAATATTTCTGGACTCGCTGAATCATGCTTTAGTAATCCCTTTTATTTTCCTCGGACTGGTGATCTTCTCCTACTATCTGGTAAATGAAACTTGGGTGCTTTTTGTCGGTCTGATTTTAGTGATTTTTTCCGGCAATCCCGTAAAAAAAGGGATGCTTTCTACCCTGTTTTACATGCTGGAAAGAAAAGATAATCCGAAATATCAAATTGCAAATATGGTACAGGATAACGGGTTACAGCCGGCGAGTCAGAATCCTCAACCGGAAATAAGCACAATAAGAAGCAAGATGTCACTTAAAAACATTATTATTGCAGCAGCAAAAGACATCTCAGAATATCCGACTTCAATGAATATTATCACAGTTACAGTCATCACTGACGTACTGATGCAAAAACACGGCAATTGGGAATACTATCCCCTGTCGCTTTTGCTGGTAATCTTTTACACCGTCTTTCTGGTATTCAAAGAAATATTTTTCCTGCACAAAATTTATTCCAACCGGGTGGTGGAAAAGAAATTCATGAATTATATTAAATAG